A portion of the Simkania negevensis Z genome contains these proteins:
- the lptB gene encoding LPS export ABC transporter ATP-binding protein has translation MILQARNLTKTYSGKKVVNGLSFTVKKGEIVGLLGPNGAGKTTAFYMTIGLVKPDSGEVFFLDQNVTPLPIHKRAKMGMGYLAQEPSIFRQLTVEQNILCILETLPISKEERKRRLEALLDELRLENLAKKRAVTLSGGERRRLEITRALVTNPSLLLLDEPFANIDPITIYDVKQMIRHLKQKGISVLITDHNAREISSIVDHSYLIQEGRVTMGGTVSELLADERAKATYFGQDFKL, from the coding sequence ATGATTCTTCAAGCACGCAATCTCACGAAAACTTACTCAGGAAAAAAAGTCGTCAATGGTCTTTCCTTCACTGTCAAAAAAGGGGAAATTGTTGGACTACTTGGCCCCAATGGAGCCGGAAAAACGACAGCCTTCTACATGACTATTGGCTTAGTCAAACCCGACAGCGGCGAAGTTTTCTTCCTCGATCAGAATGTAACACCCCTCCCCATTCACAAACGAGCTAAAATGGGAATGGGATACTTAGCGCAAGAACCTTCAATCTTTCGTCAGCTTACCGTTGAGCAAAACATTCTTTGCATCTTAGAGACCCTGCCGATTAGCAAAGAAGAGCGAAAGCGTCGATTAGAAGCCCTCCTTGACGAGCTTCGCTTAGAAAATCTCGCAAAAAAACGGGCTGTAACCCTTTCCGGAGGAGAAAGAAGGCGCTTAGAGATTACCCGCGCCCTTGTAACCAACCCGAGCCTCCTGCTACTGGACGAACCTTTTGCTAACATTGACCCTATCACAATCTACGATGTGAAACAGATGATTCGCCACCTGAAGCAAAAAGGGATTAGCGTTCTGATCACCGACCACAATGCACGCGAAATCTCTTCGATCGTCGATCATAGTTATTTGATTCAAGAAGGGCGTGTGACAATGGGAGGGACAGTG
- the kdsA gene encoding 3-deoxy-8-phosphooctulonate synthase, whose amino-acid sequence MKIRNVNLSLDAPLVVISGPCVIENEAHALETAGQLKEMFDEVGVQLIYKSSYDKANRSSIDSYRGPGLEEGLRILQKVKETFDVPVFTDIHHPEEATAAAEVCDVLQIPAFLCRQTDLLVAAGNSGAVINIKKGQFMAPWDMEHAVKKILSTGNDQILLTDRGTSFGYNNLVSDMRAIPIMKKFGFPVCYDASHSVQLPGGMGAQSGGNREFIIPLAKAALAAGADLLYIESHPSPAEAKSDKHSVMPFEELKKFLQIAKPLYELLNGREVLC is encoded by the coding sequence TTGAAAATTAGAAATGTGAACCTCTCTTTAGACGCTCCTCTCGTCGTCATTTCGGGCCCATGTGTGATTGAAAATGAAGCGCACGCTTTGGAAACTGCAGGGCAGCTTAAAGAAATGTTTGACGAGGTGGGAGTCCAACTCATCTATAAATCGAGCTACGACAAGGCCAACCGTTCTTCAATCGACTCATATCGTGGCCCTGGTTTGGAAGAAGGATTGCGCATTTTGCAAAAAGTGAAAGAAACTTTTGATGTCCCTGTTTTTACCGATATTCACCACCCTGAAGAAGCAACAGCTGCAGCAGAAGTGTGCGACGTTCTTCAAATTCCTGCATTTCTCTGCCGTCAAACTGATTTGCTCGTCGCTGCTGGAAACTCTGGAGCTGTGATCAACATCAAAAAAGGACAGTTCATGGCCCCATGGGATATGGAACATGCGGTGAAAAAAATCCTCTCCACTGGAAATGATCAGATTCTTCTCACTGACCGAGGAACTTCATTTGGCTATAATAATTTAGTCTCTGACATGCGAGCGATTCCTATCATGAAAAAGTTTGGCTTTCCCGTATGCTATGATGCCTCCCATTCTGTTCAACTCCCAGGAGGAATGGGCGCTCAATCAGGTGGAAACCGAGAGTTTATCATCCCTCTTGCAAAAGCTGCTTTGGCAGCAGGTGCCGATCTCCTCTATATCGAGTCTCACCCGAGCCCCGCTGAAGCAAAAAGCGACAAACACTCTGTCATGCCCTTTGAAGAGCTCAAAAAGTTCCTCCAGATCGCAAAACCGCTCTATGAACTTTTAAACGGAAGAGAAGTCTTATGTTGA